A window from Nitrosopumilus adriaticus encodes these proteins:
- a CDS encoding MBL fold metallo-hydrolase, whose amino-acid sequence MDKTTENLGVTPEELNDDLVQQKPILLFDIREKDIFVKSHIEGSVHAVCDAQAKEKIMPKIPKNTKIVLISEPEDFAKETASMMKSFGLDAHYLEGGFSAWTGKISLGQTGKIITPDKLAQKLDSVFLLDVRDNDEFTEFQIPGSVNIPLEKLFDTKTISNIPKDKEIVTICPHGNRAMIASFALSRAGLDSQTLAGGLVGWNQFLKDVTVVTEPIKITQIQKVGKGCLSHIVESNGDAVVIDPLYPFEKYIDISKQEGFQITAVFDTHLHADHVSAARDLAKTIGAKLYLSKYEEYDYDANFVEDSDEVAFGKTKLRVIHTPGHTPGSLSYVVDEKYVFTGDILFVESIGRPDLRDNAEEFTEDLHNTLHNKLLRLSDDTMVFPTHHGDVEPIDDAFYSTIQQAKKLPWLDIPKQVFIKKVVAITRPRPMNYRKIITVNKGELELMHSQIPDLEIGPNRCAIDTGNI is encoded by the coding sequence ATGGATAAAACTACTGAAAATTTAGGAGTTACTCCCGAGGAGTTAAACGATGATTTAGTTCAACAAAAGCCAATTCTTTTGTTTGACATTCGAGAAAAAGACATTTTTGTAAAATCTCACATTGAAGGCTCAGTGCATGCAGTATGTGACGCACAGGCCAAAGAAAAGATCATGCCAAAAATTCCAAAAAATACCAAAATTGTACTGATTTCTGAACCTGAAGATTTTGCTAAAGAGACTGCATCTATGATGAAGTCATTTGGATTAGACGCTCATTATCTTGAAGGTGGATTTTCTGCATGGACTGGAAAAATATCTTTAGGTCAAACTGGAAAAATAATAACACCTGATAAACTTGCTCAAAAATTGGACTCGGTATTTCTATTAGATGTTAGAGACAATGACGAGTTTACAGAATTTCAAATTCCTGGAAGTGTAAACATTCCTTTAGAGAAACTGTTTGATACAAAAACTATCTCAAATATTCCAAAAGATAAAGAAATTGTAACCATTTGTCCGCATGGAAATCGAGCAATGATTGCAAGTTTTGCTCTCTCAAGGGCAGGACTTGATTCTCAAACACTTGCAGGTGGATTGGTAGGATGGAACCAATTCCTCAAAGACGTAACTGTTGTAACTGAACCAATAAAAATTACCCAAATTCAAAAAGTCGGAAAAGGATGCCTATCACATATTGTAGAATCTAATGGAGATGCTGTTGTAATTGATCCGTTATATCCTTTTGAAAAATACATTGATATTTCCAAGCAAGAAGGATTTCAAATTACTGCAGTTTTTGATACTCACCTGCATGCAGATCATGTCTCTGCTGCAAGAGACCTTGCCAAAACTATTGGTGCAAAATTATATCTTTCAAAATATGAGGAATATGATTATGATGCAAACTTTGTTGAGGATTCAGATGAAGTGGCATTTGGCAAAACAAAACTCAGAGTAATTCATACCCCAGGTCACACACCTGGAAGTCTAAGCTATGTAGTTGATGAAAAATATGTCTTTACTGGTGATATCTTATTTGTAGAGTCAATTGGAAGACCTGATTTGAGGGATAATGCAGAAGAATTCACAGAAGATCTTCACAATACGTTACATAACAAACTACTCAGACTTTCAGATGATACTATGGTATTTCCAACTCATCATGGTGATGTAGAACCTATAGATGATGCATTTTATTCTACCATACAGCAAGCCAAAAAACTTCCATGGCTGGATATCCCAAAACAAGTGTTTATCAAAAAGGTAGTTGCGATAACTCGCCCACGACCAATGAATTATAGGAAAATCATTACCGTTAACAAAGGAGAATTAGAACTGATGCATTCACAGATTCCTGATTTGGAGATTGGGCCAAATAGGTGTGCAATCGATACAGGCAATATCTGA
- a CDS encoding rhodanese-like domain-containing protein, with protein sequence MADKITASELKSKKDDFVIIDVRELDELASGKVDGSVHMPLGLAIRNAKKKQIEDLRDKKICTYCGTGYRGNIAADELNKEGFSAVTLDGGYPSWDSN encoded by the coding sequence ATGGCTGATAAAATTACTGCAAGCGAACTAAAATCAAAAAAAGATGATTTTGTAATTATTGATGTGAGGGAGCTTGACGAGCTTGCCTCGGGAAAAGTCGATGGTTCTGTTCACATGCCGCTTGGATTGGCAATAAGAAATGCAAAAAAGAAGCAGATCGAGGATTTGAGAGATAAGAAAATTTGTACCTATTGTGGTACTGGATACCGTGGAAATATTGCAGCAGATGAACTAAACAAAGAGGGGTTTAGTGCTGTAACATTAGATGGCGGCTATCCTTCATGGGATTCCAATTAG